The genomic interval CCGCAGGTAGCGGCCCGGGAAGTTCACCGACTCGAACGACACGCCGGCCGCGTCGGCCAGCCCGGCCCGCCGGGTGAAACTGGCGTCGTTCCGGAACAGCGCGGTGCCGTCGTTGCGGTCGACCCAGGCCTCGTTGTTGCGGTGGCGCAGGTAGTAGCCCGGGAAGTTGGTCGACTCGAGCGACACCGAGCCGTTGCCGGCCAGCCCGGTCACGATCCGGAACTGCGAGTCGGCCAGGTTGGTGACGTTCGCGTCCAGGCGGGCCCGGTACTCCCAGTGCCGGAGGTACCGGTCGGGGACGTTGTGCGACCTCAGGCGTACGGGATGAACGCCGTCGGGGATCGGGATGCCGAAGTTCGGGGTGCCGTCGGCGTTCCAGTAGAACTTCTGCACCCGCGTACGCCGGTTGGGGTCGTTGAGCGGGTCGCCGCTGATGTCGCGGTAGCTGCGGTCGTGATAGACGATCAGGTCGCTCTGCCCGTCCTCGGCCACCGTGAACGAGTTGTGCCCCGGCCCGTACTGGCTCGTGGCGGCGTTACTGGCGAAGACCGGGTTGGGCGACTTGACCCACGACGAGGCGCTGAGCAGGTTGGCAGTGGCCGAGGCGGTCAGCATGCCGAGGCAGTAGTTGGCGTCGGTGGCGCTGGCCGAGTACGTCATGAACACCCGGCCGTTGCGCACGACCACGGCGGGTCCCTCGTTGACCGCGTACCCACGGGTCTCCCAGGACAGGGTGGGCACGGACAGGCGTACGGGGGTGCCGGTGATGGTCCAGGGGTTGCTCATGCGGGCCAGGTACAGGTTCGAGTTCGTGCTGATGCCGGGTTCCTGCTGCGCCCAGGCGAGGTAGCGGACGCCGTTGTGCACGAACGTGGTCTCGTCGAGCGAGAACGTGTCCCACGGGGTGGCGATCCGGCCGCGCTCGGTCCACGTGCCGGTCAGCGGGTTGGCGGCCGGGGTCTCCAGCACGTACATGCGGATGCGGAACCGGTCGTCGGCGCGGCCCGCGGTGAAGTAGACGTACCACTTGCCGTCGATGAAGTGGATCTCCGGCGCCCAGATGTTGGCGCTCATCTCGCCGCTGGAGTGTTTGCGCCAGATCACCGTCTCTCCGGCGTTCGAGAGACCCTGTACGGTCGTGGCCCGCCGCAGCACGATCCGGTCGTACTCGGGGACGGTGGCGGTCAGGTAGTAGTAGCCGTCGGTGTGTTTCCAGATCTGGGCGTCTGCCCGCTGGCCGGCGATCGGGTTGGTGTAGCCCACCGGCGGGGCGGCGCTCGCGGGGACCGCCGGCAGGAGCACGACGGCCACCGCGAGGATCATGGCCAGGAATCTTCGGAAGTGAACGTTCATCTCGCTGGCCACTCCGTTCGGGGTCGATCGTGACCGTCGCGACGATCATCGTGGGGGATAGATGATTGCCGACACGTTTCGCGACAGTGTTAGCGATAACAACCCTGGAGTCAAGCGAGGTCAGTCGATGCCTGGCGGATCGACGGTGATCTCGACGGCACGGTCGGCCGGCATCCCCACCGAGCACTTGGTCGCACGCGGCTCACAGACCCACTTGATCGTGCATCCCTCGCAGACCTCCGCGGCCAGGTCGACGCTCGACGCGAAGACCCGGACGGGTGGCGGGCAGGCGCGCTCGGCGCACTCCCGCCCGGCGGACGGCACGGAGACCTTGCCGGTGGCACCCCTTTCGACGGTGACGGACAGAGTGAGTTCCCGGAAGGCGGCCGCGACCAGCTCGCTCCGCACGGCCGGGAAGCCGGCCACGGGGAAGGTGAGCTCGGCCCGGGTGGCGCCCGGCCCCTGCGGACCGAACGCGACCGTGAACCGGCAACTGCCGAGCGGGGGCAGCACGCCCGCGCACCCGTCCGTGTCCGCGACCCGGAACGACGAGCCGGTCAGCTTCGGCTGGTCGTAGCGCACGGCAACGTCGTCGTCGTTGCGCAACGTGAGAACCCGCTCGGGGAACCGGCCGCCCAGGTGGAACTGACCGAAGTCGACCTCGGCCGGGGACAGCACGGGCGGCCGAGGAGGTGGCGGGCCAGTGGTGCCGGGCGTGGTGACCGGCGGCGTTCTGGTCGGGGTGATGTTCCCGGTTTGCCTGGTCGTGCCGGGAACGCCCGGCTCCTGGTTCCGAGGATTGCCGGTCGGCGCGGGGCCGGTCCGCGGCGGGCGGGTCGGCGGCGGGATGTTCGGGCCGGTCGGTGGGGTGCCGGTGGCGGGCGGCGTGGGCGACGACGACGGGCTCGTCGAACCCTTGGCGCCGTCGCTCGTGTCCCACAGGGCGTCGACCACGCCGAGGCCGAGGATGACGACGGCGACGAGGGTGCCCGCGGCCGCCTTGAGCCGGCCGCGCGACTTGGCCGCGGTGGAGGCCGGTGGCTCGAGCCCGACGCTCCGGGCCCGCAGCGGGATGGCACCCAGCGCCTCGCCGGCGCCGCGCGCTGCTCCGCCGCCGTCGTGTGCCACGGTCTCGTCCTGGTCGGCCGGGGCGTGGCCCGGGATCAGGCCAAGGTTGTGAGTACTCACTTCCATGCCCCGGTTGTCGCCCAGCCGGGCCCGTTGACCGACGGCCTGCGTCAACTCGTCGCGTGCCAGGGCGTGGTCGCCCGAACACAGCGCCAGCGTGCCCTGCTCGTGGTGGAACAACGCCTCCGACGCGAGATCGCCGACGTGCCGCGCGCCCTCGATGCCCAGGGTCAGCAGCCGGTGGCAGGTCGACCAGCGGCCGGCCACGGTCAGGATCGGTTCGGCCGCCTCGACCAGCGTCACCACCGCGGCCCACTGCCTGCGCCGGGCGAGTTCGCCGGTCTGGGTGACCAGCGCCTTGGCCAGCGTGATCGTCCCGTCTGCGCCGGGGTCGGCCGCGCGCACGAACTCGGCGATGTCCCGGACCGCCGAAACCAGGTTGATCGTGCGGAACAGCAGCGCGGTGTTGCCGGGCGCCCGGCAGGCGGGTAAGCCGAAGCGGTCCTCCTCGACGTCGACCAGCCGGCGCCGCTGAAGCTTGAGCAGGGCCTCCCGCGTGTTGCCGGCATCGGTGACGATCTCGACGAGCTCGGCCGGAAGGTGCATCCCGGCCAGCGCGCCGAGCACGGTCAGGGCACCCCGGTCGACGCGGTCGAGCCCGAGCAGCGTCATCCGGGTCAGCGCCGCCGGGTCACGCGTGACGGCGTCGGCCAGGTCCTCGACCGTGTGCCGGCCCTCGCGAACCACCGCCGCCGCCTGACGCAAACGCAGTGGACTGCCCTCGATCGCCGCGGTCAGCCGGGCCGCGGCCATCCGCTCGGAGGCGTCGAGGTCGCGGCCGAGATCGCGGGCCAGCAGGACCACCGCGTCTTCCTCGGCCAGTCCGGGCAGCTCACAGGGCACGCCGGTGACATGCTGCTCGGAGCCGACGAGCACCGCGCAGTGCGGCCGCAGGGCTTCGACCGCGGCCACCCCGCCGGCGTCGCAGTCGAGGGCGACAACCGGCCGCAGGTGGGCAAGCGCCTCGGGCCGGCCGGGGTGACCGAGCAGGCCGAGAACGGCCTCCACGACGTCCTCCGGCTCG from Paractinoplanes brasiliensis carries:
- a CDS encoding family 43 glycosylhydrolase; the encoded protein is MNVHFRRFLAMILAVAVVLLPAVPASAAPPVGYTNPIAGQRADAQIWKHTDGYYYLTATVPEYDRIVLRRATTVQGLSNAGETVIWRKHSSGEMSANIWAPEIHFIDGKWYVYFTAGRADDRFRIRMYVLETPAANPLTGTWTERGRIATPWDTFSLDETTFVHNGVRYLAWAQQEPGISTNSNLYLARMSNPWTITGTPVRLSVPTLSWETRGYAVNEGPAVVVRNGRVFMTYSASATDANYCLGMLTASATANLLSASSWVKSPNPVFASNAATSQYGPGHNSFTVAEDGQSDLIVYHDRSYRDISGDPLNDPNRRTRVQKFYWNADGTPNFGIPIPDGVHPVRLRSHNVPDRYLRHWEYRARLDANVTNLADSQFRIVTGLAGNGSVSLESTNFPGYYLRHRNNEAWVDRNDGTALFRNDASFTRRAGLADAAGVSFESVNFPGRYLRHVDYLLRLEPAPDATARADATFHLE